A single window of Mycoplasma bradburyae DNA harbors:
- a CDS encoding S16 family serine protease yields MRNYPLIIFDKHILFSNNNYQIEISKRDLKSFETIKNHLLPTLNKKLTTTQKTKISNQENKDPKTYITNNSPTLNKTNYTDTSNQQIENKTSNNLDQTDTQLQNHEQDLYLLVFASKNCNDSFQKEQANNNDIYDVGTLCSVKDIKENIIDNNIESYTINLEAIDIVKLLDKNQILDKSKDYSSVDCQKFKFDYTPRFVYSLLTKQFEESKDLDFCELFSKKEILDFKKCDHKNNRLRKMIYKKFSDLILSCLSTDSFVISKEDQIKVLFANNNYDLLNQFVFIWKKWKYKSLFLDKVKDDNELNNLLSKQKYKKNSKEKIIDLLVTKCDVFKNIEPEKFETKKEIYMIKEKQELSSENNAIPFPIYLRKWENDTIKLKSLIRNNPYPENIKDLILNDIDRISRRWSDKEKDEVYVEWLINLPWWQKTEETIDIKTVKKHLNDSHYGLEKIKEEILEYLVVAQNSKINNNPIICLVGPPGVGKTTIAKSIAKALNRKFAKFSLGGVSDELTIRGSSKNYNDARPGRILKIMKDVGVINPVILLDEIDKMTSGGSNGDPNAVMLEVLDTTLNKSFNDHYLDANYDLSNVMFIATANYFNDIPEPLRDRMLVINLEPYTEKEKFYICKNHIIKQKIEEYDLDSKEISFDDKTIEYIINHYTREAGVRELTRCIDKIIRSYIVDKACDKNIKSSKVNIDVVKRIFNKERYNVKKRIKRKPNPGVVNGLYYSKYGGGVLSIEVGLSDGDGSIQITGNVKDVMFESVNVAISFIKIHAEKLGIDIDIFKKKNIYIHIPNGAMPKEGPSAGIAITTAILSALKNKTIDSSIAMTGEITLTGKVLEVGGLKAKLLGGVNSDINTFYIPEENSSDLNELIDDDKHFNSINFIKVNNYLDIYNDLFNETKKKKTTSKHRSRSSNLEQTL; encoded by the coding sequence ATGAGAAATTACCCCTTAATAATATTTGATAAACACATTTTATTTTCAAACAATAATTATCAAATCGAAATAAGCAAACGCGACTTAAAATCGTTTGAAACGATCAAAAATCATTTACTTCCAACACTAAATAAAAAACTAACAACAACACAAAAAACAAAAATATCAAATCAAGAAAACAAAGATCCAAAAACTTACATTACTAACAATAGTCCAACTTTAAACAAAACAAATTACACAGACACTAGCAACCAACAAATAGAAAATAAAACATCAAACAATTTAGACCAAACAGATACACAATTACAAAATCATGAACAAGATCTTTACTTGCTAGTATTTGCTTCAAAAAACTGCAATGATTCTTTTCAAAAAGAACAAGCAAACAATAATGATATTTATGATGTCGGAACACTATGTAGCGTTAAAGATATTAAAGAAAATATTATCGATAACAATATTGAAAGTTACACCATAAATCTTGAAGCTATCGACATAGTTAAATTATTAGATAAGAATCAAATACTCGACAAATCTAAAGATTATTCTTCTGTAGATTGCCAAAAATTTAAATTTGATTATACACCTAGATTTGTTTATTCACTTTTAACAAAACAATTTGAAGAATCCAAAGATCTTGATTTTTGTGAATTATTTTCAAAAAAAGAAATATTAGATTTCAAAAAATGTGATCACAAAAATAACAGATTGCGTAAAATGATTTACAAAAAATTTTCAGATCTTATTTTATCTTGTTTATCTACAGATTCATTTGTGATCAGTAAAGAAGATCAAATAAAGGTCTTGTTCGCAAATAATAATTACGACTTACTTAATCAGTTTGTTTTCATATGAAAAAAATGGAAATATAAATCTCTTTTTCTCGATAAAGTAAAAGATGATAATGAACTGAATAATTTGTTATCAAAACAAAAATATAAAAAAAATTCAAAAGAAAAAATTATTGATTTATTAGTTACAAAATGTGATGTGTTCAAAAACATCGAACCAGAAAAATTTGAAACAAAAAAGGAAATATATATGATTAAAGAAAAACAAGAATTAAGTTCAGAAAATAATGCAATCCCATTTCCAATTTATTTAAGAAAATGAGAAAACGACACTATAAAATTAAAATCTTTAATTCGAAACAACCCTTATCCCGAAAATATTAAAGATCTTATCTTAAATGATATTGATCGTATTAGTAGACGATGATCCGACAAAGAAAAAGACGAAGTTTATGTTGAATGATTAATAAATCTGCCTTGATGACAAAAAACAGAAGAAACAATTGATATTAAAACTGTAAAAAAACATTTAAACGATAGTCACTATGGGTTAGAAAAAATTAAAGAAGAAATTCTTGAATATTTAGTCGTTGCTCAAAATTCAAAAATAAATAATAACCCTATCATTTGTTTAGTAGGACCTCCAGGTGTTGGTAAAACTACAATAGCTAAATCGATAGCCAAAGCACTTAACAGAAAATTCGCAAAATTTTCTTTAGGCGGTGTATCTGATGAATTGACTATTCGCGGTTCATCTAAAAACTATAATGACGCACGTCCTGGTAGAATCCTTAAAATAATGAAGGATGTAGGAGTTATTAATCCTGTAATTTTATTAGATGAAATTGATAAAATGACTAGCGGTGGCTCTAATGGCGACCCAAACGCAGTTATGTTAGAAGTTCTTGATACAACGCTTAATAAATCATTTAATGATCATTATTTAGATGCAAACTACGATCTTTCTAATGTAATGTTTATAGCTACAGCTAATTATTTTAATGATATTCCTGAACCATTAAGAGATAGAATGCTTGTTATCAATTTAGAACCATATACTGAAAAAGAAAAATTTTATATTTGTAAGAATCATATAATTAAACAAAAGATTGAAGAGTACGATCTTGATAGTAAAGAAATTTCATTTGATGATAAAACAATAGAGTATATCATCAATCATTACACTAGAGAAGCTGGTGTAAGAGAACTAACTAGATGTATTGATAAAATAATTCGTAGTTACATCGTAGATAAGGCTTGTGATAAGAATATTAAATCATCTAAAGTAAATATAGATGTTGTAAAACGTATTTTTAATAAAGAACGTTATAACGTCAAAAAGAGAATTAAAAGAAAACCTAATCCTGGAGTAGTTAATGGATTGTATTATTCGAAATATGGAGGAGGAGTTTTATCGATTGAAGTAGGTCTATCGGATGGTGATGGAAGCATTCAAATTACAGGTAATGTCAAGGATGTGATGTTTGAATCAGTTAACGTTGCTATAAGTTTTATAAAAATTCATGCTGAAAAACTTGGTATTGATATCGATATATTTAAGAAGAAAAATATTTACATTCATATTCCAAATGGAGCAATGCCTAAAGAAGGACCAAGTGCTGGTATAGCGATAACAACCGCTATTTTATCGGCATTAAAAAACAAAACTATTGATAGTTCTATAGCAATGACTGGTGAAATAACATTAACAGGAAAAGTATTAGAAGTAGGCGGGCTTAAGGCGAAACTGTTAGGTGGTGTAAATTCTGATATAAATACTTTTTATATACCCGAAGAAAACAGCTCTGATTTAAATGAATTAATTGATGATGATAAACATTTCAATTCGATTAACTTTATCAAAGTTAATAATTATTTAGACATTTATAATGATTTATTTAATGAAACAAAGAAAAAGAAAACTACTAGTAAACATAGAAGTCGTTCATCAAATTTAGAACAAACATTATAA